AGATGTCATGTAAAGAACACCGGCAGGTGCAGGGAATTGCTGGTTCCCGGATGCAGGGTCGTCCTGAGTGTCGCTGGCAATCCGGACAGGGAGACGCCTTACGACCTCGTCGCGGTCTGGAAAGGGAGACGCCTCATCAACATGGATTCCCAGGCACCCAACGCCGTCGTGAAGGAATCCATAGGGAAGATCCTCGGAAAATGTGACAGGGTGGTCCCGGAGCACACCTTCGGGGACTCCAGATTCGATTTCTATGCCGAACAGGGCGGGAAGAGGATCATCCTGGAGGTCAAAGGGGTGACCCTGGAGGATGACGGGGTCGTCCTGTTCCCGGATGCCCCCACCGAAAGGGGATTGAAACACGTCAGGGAACTCACGTCCCTGGTGTCCGAAGGATTCGACTGCTGGATATGCTTCCTGGTCCAGATGGGCGATGTGAAGTACATGTCCCCCAACTACGCCACCCACATGGAGTTCGGGAAGGCCTTGGAAGGGGCGGAGGCCGCAGGCGTTCACGTGGTGGCGTACGCCTGCGATGTGGAAGAGGGGGGACTCACGCTCTCGCACGAGGTCCCCGTGAGGTTTCAGTAAAGCGAGTTTCTCCTGCGCTTCGCGTCGGGATCGTTCTCCTCGATCTCCTCAACGGCGGAGATGTACTCGGCAAGGGCCTCCTCCTGGTCGCGTATCATCTGCATTATGATGTAGACGCTCATGAGCTCCGGACGGGTCTTGGAGATGTCCCCCATCATGCTCTCGTCCTTGATCATGCGGATTATGGTGGTCTTCTTGGTCCTGTTGCCCTCCCTGTCGAAGCTCTGGAGGGACGCGAGGGCGGAGGACCCGTATGTGGTGGCGTTGATGAACTTCAGCGCGGCATCGCAGCACACGGGGTTGAATGAGAAATCGATGTCCTCCACCATGTTCAGGAACGCCTTGTAGAGCTTCTTCTGATGGAACTCGAACATGTCGATCTTGGACATCCCCGCATCGGACGCGATCTCGGAGGGTCCGTACATGTCGGCCAG
This is a stretch of genomic DNA from Thermoplasmatales archaeon BRNA1. It encodes these proteins:
- a CDS encoding sugar fermentation stimulation protein: MRYGKVIAGTFIDRPNRFIANVRIQGENNEPDSYPVVRCHVKNTGRCRELLVPGCRVVLSVAGNPDRETPYDLVAVWKGRRLINMDSQAPNAVVKESIGKILGKCDRVVPEHTFGDSRFDFYAEQGGKRIILEVKGVTLEDDGVVLFPDAPTERGLKHVRELTSLVSEGFDCWICFLVQMGDVKYMSPNYATHMEFGKALEGAEAAGVHVVAYACDVEEGGLTLSHEVPVRFQ